The following proteins come from a genomic window of Candidatus Zixiibacteriota bacterium:
- a CDS encoding TonB-dependent receptor: protein MKHSQRHPAVTFVAVALVMICGAVYCPAQTTEAIGDSARAVGDTVEVAAPTDTATIVWPREFRDSVMVLLAGEQGWLLRLDLPQATSRWKMNPALARYSVTPWGDFESFYAAGLAPAALSRYDMFAGDQSFANPVPLPYGEDFLRTETADFEMLLWPGSAAVMAPFGRALTMVQRLERIPSDTAHSSIYVTRGRGGFANTTFRFQNYFGPVGFLAADGSFQKMDGLYFSSNSKLERMRFVAAPDVGRRLKLDLLYAFNRLKGDRLIFPSAYGYSGYSSDYEGTYAAQARYYAGPTSVYAFDVSYKSADQKFNDVKLRTAQRFKVVDVRVANQREAGRHQLELAVDSRYCRYTDKGETTNALYYSGGVSDIVALNARTTAYAHLAVTGSSDLTPRPTAVAMIVGSLSEEITASVTASHAAIVPTAEMMYGVDKSAAIEADSVDYRLRPSDDLDIGSASGVEASLERRSEWLWLRLRGGYFHLEEMPAWTVSFDSLKYGEFSAAGIDRNVWLVSLESQWRMHPRLEAEVSYGLRRVTTAGENLTFGPAHTATGIVMYKLPIRRFLVDLHFGAGAKLRSAADRNFVGAPEDGALTADTYFTFDLKSFHFFFNFENVFDTKYTVAGLDQRGRSVWWGFNWAFLD from the coding sequence ATGAAACACTCTCAGCGCCATCCCGCCGTTACTTTTGTTGCCGTCGCTCTTGTGATGATCTGCGGGGCTGTATACTGCCCGGCGCAGACGACCGAGGCAATTGGCGACTCAGCAAGGGCGGTGGGGGACACGGTCGAAGTGGCGGCGCCAACCGATACTGCGACGATCGTGTGGCCGCGGGAGTTTCGGGACAGCGTGATGGTGTTGCTGGCCGGGGAGCAGGGCTGGCTGCTCAGGCTCGACCTGCCGCAGGCGACGTCGCGGTGGAAGATGAACCCGGCGCTGGCGCGGTACTCCGTGACGCCGTGGGGAGATTTCGAGAGTTTCTACGCGGCGGGGTTGGCGCCGGCAGCGCTGTCGCGATATGATATGTTCGCTGGGGATCAGTCCTTTGCGAATCCGGTGCCGTTGCCGTACGGGGAGGATTTCTTGCGCACGGAGACGGCGGATTTTGAGATGTTACTGTGGCCCGGGTCGGCGGCGGTGATGGCGCCGTTTGGACGGGCGTTGACGATGGTGCAGCGGCTGGAGCGGATTCCGTCGGACACGGCGCACAGCTCGATCTATGTGACGCGCGGGCGCGGGGGATTTGCCAACACGACATTTCGATTCCAGAACTATTTTGGACCAGTAGGATTTTTGGCGGCGGACGGCAGTTTCCAGAAGATGGACGGGCTATACTTCTCGTCCAACAGCAAGCTGGAACGAATGCGGTTTGTGGCTGCGCCAGATGTTGGGCGGCGACTGAAGCTGGATTTGCTGTACGCGTTCAACCGGCTGAAGGGGGATCGGTTGATCTTTCCGTCGGCGTATGGGTACTCGGGATATAGCAGCGATTACGAGGGGACATATGCGGCGCAGGCGCGGTATTATGCCGGGCCGACGTCGGTGTACGCGTTCGACGTGTCTTACAAGAGCGCGGATCAGAAATTCAACGATGTGAAGTTGCGAACGGCGCAACGATTCAAGGTCGTCGATGTACGGGTGGCGAATCAGCGCGAAGCGGGCCGACATCAATTGGAGTTGGCGGTGGATTCGCGGTATTGCCGCTACACCGATAAGGGGGAGACGACAAACGCCCTATATTACAGTGGCGGCGTGAGCGACATCGTGGCACTGAATGCGAGGACGACGGCTTATGCGCATCTGGCGGTGACGGGATCATCGGACCTGACGCCGCGACCGACGGCGGTAGCGATGATCGTCGGGTCGCTGTCGGAGGAAATCACGGCGAGTGTGACGGCCTCGCATGCGGCGATCGTGCCGACGGCGGAGATGATGTACGGCGTCGACAAGAGTGCGGCAATTGAGGCGGATTCGGTGGATTACCGCCTGCGGCCGAGCGATGATCTCGATATCGGGTCGGCCAGCGGCGTGGAGGCCAGTTTGGAGCGCCGATCGGAGTGGCTGTGGTTGCGGTTGCGCGGCGGGTATTTTCATTTAGAGGAGATGCCGGCGTGGACAGTCAGCTTCGATTCGTTGAAGTACGGCGAGTTTAGCGCGGCGGGGATTGACCGCAACGTTTGGCTGGTCAGTCTGGAGTCACAGTGGCGGATGCATCCGCGACTGGAGGCGGAGGTGAGTTATGGGCTGCGACGGGTGACGACGGCGGGCGAAAATCTGACGTTCGGTCCGGCGCACACGGCGACTGGGATCGTGATGTACAAGTTGCCGATCCGGCGGTTCCTGGTTGATCTGCATTTCGGCGCAGGGGCCAAGCTGCGGTCGGCGGCGGATCGCAACTTCGTTGGAGCGCCGGAGGACGGCGCGTTGACAGCAGACACGTATTTCACTTTTGATCTCAAGAGCTTTCATTTCTTCTTCAACTTCGAGAATGTCTTCGACACGAAGTACACGGTGGCCGGCTTGGATCAGCGCGGCCGTTCGGTCTGGTGGGGCTTTAATTGGGCGTTTCTGGATTAG
- a CDS encoding HD domain-containing protein, with product MNRTEALELVRAKVGQENLVKHIISVEAVMRRLAEHFGEDVERWGMVGLLHDLDYVETMNAPERHTFVTREWLAAYPEIDEEMQYAIHCHADHKPCLSRMDWSLYATDPTTGLITAAVMMHPSRKLAELQVASIMKRFKDKRFAAGARREGIAKCSELGLTLEEFLGLALEGMRSIAPELGF from the coding sequence ATGAATCGAACCGAGGCATTGGAACTGGTGCGGGCGAAGGTGGGGCAGGAAAATCTGGTTAAGCATATCATCAGCGTCGAGGCGGTGATGCGGCGGCTGGCGGAGCATTTTGGGGAAGACGTCGAGCGCTGGGGGATGGTCGGGTTGCTGCACGATCTCGATTATGTGGAGACGATGAACGCGCCGGAGCGGCACACCTTCGTCACCCGCGAGTGGCTGGCGGCGTATCCGGAAATCGACGAGGAAATGCAGTATGCGATTCACTGCCACGCCGACCACAAGCCGTGTTTGTCGAGGATGGACTGGTCGTTGTATGCGACCGATCCGACGACAGGACTGATTACGGCGGCGGTGATGATGCATCCGTCGCGCAAGCTGGCGGAGCTGCAGGTGGCATCGATCATGAAGCGATTCAAGGACAAACGTTTTGCTGCGGGGGCGCGGCGCGAGGGGATCGCCAAATGCTCGGAACTGGGCTTGACACTGGAAGAATTTCTCGGTCTGGCGCTCGAGGGGATGCGGTCGATCGCGCCGGAGCTGGGGTTTTGA